The window CCGTCATGCCCGGACCCGGGGAGGATGGTGTAGCTGGATCCGGAAAGGATGTCGTGGATCTGGCCGCACGCAACACCGAAGTATGCGGGGCTCTTTTCGCCCACCACAATCAGCGTCTCCAGGGGCAGCTCAAGGAACGGTTCAGCAGGCATGTCCGCGGCGATGACGGCTTTGATTTCGCGGACACCGCAGGTCATTAGCTCCCGCATCTGTTTGCCCAGCGGCGTCCCGGCGGCAAGCTTGTTGGCCAGAGTCAACATGGACAAAGGCATCCGGGCGAAGGTGCCGCCGGTCTCCACTCCCTTGATAAGAATGGCGAGGGCGCGATCATAGTCTCCCGCCGCCGTCGCGCGTTCATAGTCCGGTGTCCAATCCGCCTTGACGCTGTGGTTGACCGAGACGGCGGGGTCGTACACAGCGAGGCGCTCCACAGGCAGCGTCCGGGCCGCATGCAGCGCAACGGCGCCGCCGAAGCTGTGCCCGAACACGTCGGTGCTGGAAGTGTGCTTCATGACATCGTCGAGGTCCCGAATGTCAGCTTCAAGCGTGTAATCCTCCGACTGCGGGGATGAGTCACCGCGTCCCCGCCTGTTGAAGGTGTGGACGGGACGGCCAAGGGCCTCGCTGAGTTTCTGAGCGAAGCGAGTGTAGTCAGTGGCCGTCACCATGGAGGCAGGAACGACGACGACGCCGGAGCCTGCCGCTGCCAGCTCACCGCCGGTAGTGAGTACTTCAAGGTGTCCGCCGTCGTGGGTCATGATGATGTCGCGCGTCATGACTTGAGCCTAACCGAGCGACCTGACTGCGGGCATCATGCCGGACCCTATGTGGACAACTCAGCTCTTGAAGTAGTCCGAAATGTCGGAGACCAGCTCATTGACCGCGGCTGGAACAGAGCCGTGAAACCCTTTGGGTGAGACTTCGAGCGTGCTGCCCGGGACGGCTCTGTTCAGCCTGGCCGCAGCCACCTTGTAGAACTGCGGGCTCTTCTTGCC is drawn from Arthrobacter sp. 31Y and contains these coding sequences:
- a CDS encoding alpha/beta fold hydrolase yields the protein MTRDIIMTHDGGHLEVLTTGGELAAAGSGVVVVPASMVTATDYTRFAQKLSEALGRPVHTFNRRGRGDSSPQSEDYTLEADIRDLDDVMKHTSSTDVFGHSFGGAVALHAARTLPVERLAVYDPAVSVNHSVKADWTPDYERATAAGDYDRALAILIKGVETGGTFARMPLSMLTLANKLAAGTPLGKQMRELMTCGVREIKAVIAADMPAEPFLELPLETLIVVGEKSPAYFGVACGQIHDILSGSSYTILPGSGHDGPIKAPDKLIAELSEFFSG